A DNA window from Pseudomonas sp. GD03919 contains the following coding sequences:
- a CDS encoding GMC family oxidoreductase, producing the protein MSFTPDYIIVGAGSAGCVLANRLSANPSVRVLLLEAGGRDNSLLYRMPAGFFPLMKTGRGNWNFESVAQPGLNGRTMYFPRGKVLGGSSSINGMVVSRGNAEDYDNWARLGNPGWSWADCLPYFKRIECYPAGNPEYRGHSGPIGVTLSPIESMNPFSRAWIEGGMQAGHPFNPDMNAADPFGMAQMQGNYSDGVRQSASACYLQPAMWRPNLRILTGAHVKRVILAGDRAIGIEYLQGGKSVTVQAEREVILSGGAINSPQVLQLSGIGNPDELRALGIEARHELPGVGENLLDHLAISVKQRSTKAYSLRASLRPLAALKILGQYLLHRSGPAASGALEAWAHLKTSPELAYPDLQIYTVPLLYNDHGRDIIPEEGFMSVLNISRPKSSGTVKVRSSDPTVAPAIDPRYLSDPADLPLLRQGIRMTREIHAQAAYDDFRGSEYAPGAQARSDAQLDDYIRNHAHTLYHPVGTCMMGNGPMAVVDAELRVRGIEGLRVIDASIMPDITSGNTNFPTMMIAEKAADMLQGNSPAPSPRTDRGQ; encoded by the coding sequence ATGAGTTTTACACCCGACTACATCATTGTCGGTGCAGGCTCGGCAGGGTGCGTGCTGGCCAACCGTCTGAGCGCCAACCCAAGTGTCCGGGTACTGCTGCTGGAAGCGGGCGGGCGTGACAACAGCCTGCTGTACCGCATGCCCGCCGGCTTCTTTCCACTGATGAAAACCGGCCGGGGCAACTGGAATTTCGAGTCCGTCGCACAGCCCGGCCTGAACGGTCGAACCATGTATTTTCCCCGTGGCAAGGTCCTCGGCGGCTCAAGCTCCATCAATGGTATGGTCGTATCCCGAGGCAACGCGGAGGATTATGACAACTGGGCCAGGCTCGGCAATCCCGGCTGGTCCTGGGCCGACTGCCTGCCCTATTTCAAACGCATCGAATGCTATCCCGCCGGCAACCCCGAGTACCGTGGCCATAGCGGTCCGATCGGTGTCACCCTGAGCCCCATCGAGTCGATGAACCCCTTCTCCCGGGCCTGGATAGAGGGTGGCATGCAAGCCGGTCACCCGTTCAACCCCGACATGAACGCAGCCGACCCCTTCGGCATGGCCCAGATGCAGGGCAACTACAGCGACGGGGTGCGCCAAAGCGCCTCGGCCTGCTACCTGCAACCCGCCATGTGGCGCCCCAATCTGCGCATTCTGACCGGTGCCCATGTCAAGCGGGTGATCCTGGCTGGCGACCGGGCCATCGGTATCGAATACCTGCAGGGCGGCAAGAGTGTCACCGTACAGGCCGAGCGTGAAGTCATCCTCTCGGGCGGCGCCATCAACTCGCCACAGGTGCTGCAACTCTCCGGCATCGGCAATCCGGACGAACTGCGCGCCCTTGGCATCGAAGCCAGACATGAGCTGCCCGGCGTGGGCGAGAACCTGCTCGACCATCTCGCCATCAGCGTCAAACAGCGCAGCACCAAAGCCTACTCGCTGCGCGCCAGCCTGCGCCCCCTGGCCGCCCTCAAAATTCTTGGCCAATACCTCCTGCACCGCTCCGGCCCGGCCGCCAGCGGCGCCCTGGAAGCCTGGGCACACCTGAAAACCAGCCCGGAACTGGCCTATCCCGACCTGCAGATCTATACCGTACCGCTGCTGTACAACGACCATGGTCGCGACATCATTCCCGAAGAGGGCTTCATGTCGGTCCTCAATATCAGCCGTCCGAAGAGCAGCGGCACGGTGAAAGTCCGCTCCAGCGACCCGACCGTGGCACCAGCCATCGACCCGCGCTACCTCTCCGACCCGGCCGACCTGCCGTTGCTGCGCCAGGGTATCCGCATGACCCGCGAGATCCATGCCCAGGCCGCCTACGACGACTTTCGTGGCAGCGAGTATGCGCCCGGCGCACAGGCCAGGTCCGATGCCCAACTGGACGACTACATCCGCAACCATGCCCACACCCTCTACCACCCGGTGGGCACCTGCATGATGGGCAACGGCCCCATGGCCGTGGTCGATGCCGAGTTGCGTGTCAGGGGCATCGAGGGCTTGCGTGTCATAGACGCCTCCATCATGCCCGACATCACCAGTGGCAATACCAACTTCCCGACCATGATGATCGCGGAAAAAGCCGCGGACATGCTGCAGGGAAACAGCCCTGCGCCCTCGCCCCGCACAGACAGAGGTCAATAG
- a CDS encoding 2Fe-2S iron-sulfur cluster-binding protein, whose product MPKIIFITADNQEYQVDAATGQTAMDAALDNMVPGIDGDCGGLAACGTCHVYADDQWLNRIGAARPGIEQDMLLLTDNATANSRLACQIVLEDEHDGLILHMPAAQH is encoded by the coding sequence ATGCCAAAAATCATCTTCATCACAGCAGACAATCAGGAATACCAGGTTGACGCCGCCACTGGCCAGACGGCGATGGACGCCGCCCTGGACAACATGGTGCCCGGCATCGACGGCGACTGCGGCGGCCTCGCCGCCTGCGGCACCTGTCATGTCTATGCCGACGACCAATGGCTGAACAGGATCGGCGCAGCACGCCCTGGTATCGAACAGGACATGCTGCTGCTGACCGACAACGCCACGGCCAACAGCCGGCTGGCCTGTCAGATCGTCCTGGAGGATGAACACGATGGGCTGATCCTGCACATGCCTGCCGCCCAGCACTGA
- a CDS encoding cytochrome P450, whose translation MTPSTPIDDAEIARSIALEDIDVSKTELFERDGLHPYFERLRREDPVHYCKASEYGPYWSITKFNDIVAIDTNHKVFSSDHTNGSFVLDDTTLNAVDGGIYLPNFLGMDPPQHDVHRMVVSPIVAPQNLLRFETTIRERTKRVLSELPIGEPFNWVDRVSIELTTMMLATLLDFPFEERRKLTRWSDVVTTRPGQGLVDSWAQRESELMECLAYFQRLYAERQAMPPKPDLISMLAHSPEMQDLTPNDFLGTLALLIVGGNDTTRSSMSGTAMACHLYPDEFTKVKNNRALLASVVPEVVRWQTPIAHMRRTALEDVEFRGKQIRKGDKVVMWYLSGNRDDEVIDRPMDFIADRPRARHHLSFGFGIHRCLGNRLAELQLKVLWEEMCDRYSRIEVCGEPVRVPSNLVHGYIDIPVRLHA comes from the coding sequence ATGACACCCAGCACCCCTATCGATGACGCCGAGATCGCCCGCAGCATCGCCCTGGAGGACATAGACGTCAGCAAGACGGAGCTGTTCGAGCGTGACGGCCTGCATCCCTACTTCGAGCGCTTGCGCCGCGAGGATCCCGTACATTACTGCAAGGCCAGCGAGTACGGCCCCTACTGGTCCATCACCAAGTTCAACGACATCGTCGCCATCGATACCAACCACAAGGTGTTCTCGTCGGACCATACCAACGGCAGCTTCGTGCTGGACGACACCACCCTGAACGCGGTTGACGGCGGCATTTACCTGCCCAACTTCCTCGGCATGGATCCGCCCCAGCACGACGTGCATCGCATGGTCGTCAGCCCGATCGTGGCGCCGCAGAACCTGCTGCGTTTCGAAACCACCATCCGCGAGCGCACCAAGCGGGTTCTCAGTGAACTGCCGATCGGCGAACCCTTCAACTGGGTCGATCGCGTCTCGATCGAGCTGACCACCATGATGCTGGCCACCCTGCTCGACTTCCCCTTCGAGGAGCGCCGCAAGCTCACCCGCTGGTCCGACGTAGTCACCACCCGCCCCGGCCAGGGCCTGGTCGACTCCTGGGCACAGCGCGAAAGCGAGCTGATGGAATGCCTGGCCTACTTCCAGCGGCTCTATGCCGAACGCCAGGCCATGCCACCCAAGCCGGACCTGATCTCCATGCTGGCCCATTCCCCGGAGATGCAGGATCTGACGCCGAACGACTTCCTCGGCACCCTCGCCCTGCTGATCGTGGGCGGCAACGACACCACGCGCAGCTCCATGTCAGGCACGGCCATGGCCTGCCATCTGTATCCCGACGAATTCACCAAGGTGAAAAACAACCGCGCCCTATTGGCCAGCGTCGTTCCCGAAGTGGTGCGCTGGCAGACGCCGATCGCCCATATGCGCCGCACCGCTCTCGAAGACGTCGAATTCCGTGGCAAGCAGATCCGCAAGGGCGACAAGGTCGTCATGTGGTACCTGTCCGGCAACCGTGACGACGAGGTCATCGATCGGCCCATGGACTTCATCGCCGATCGCCCACGCGCCCGTCACCACCTGTCATTCGGTTTCGGCATCCATCGCTGCCTGGGCAACCGGCTGGCCGAACTGCAACTGAAAGTCCTCTGGGAAGAGATGTGCGATCGCTACTCGCGGATCGAAGTATGCGGTGAGCCGGTCCGCGTACCGTCCAACCTGGTACATGGCTATATCGACATACCGGTGCGCCTGCACGCCTGA
- a CDS encoding LuxR C-terminal-related transcriptional regulator has translation MGRSDPPAFFFSSLRTRVLDALPVDSKCLAVVAPVGYGKTVLMSMLLNDLRQAGKQCLWLSLDDRDLAIEGIISELEGMLHGDEQGQNHGDSLFRGHDLVERRIDMLIHRLNKHPLPLTIFIDNLHFCSDPGLERLLGQMMFRTRDTLHLVVSSSREMPFDTSRAQLEGLIRQVGVAELSFNEAEVAGLLGERLCQAIGELGIAEVTRKTEGWPAAVRMIKILLDGSAQPRLTLESFSGTDESLAQLLNRQVLSTFTAETRDFLLCLAQLRTFSEALCIEAVGGQAVHEHLHYLAEHHVFIIPLDHNRNWFRLHGLFREHLLRESDVLLSPARRQEILVRAARWCEAQGLWREAVEYAFASGSTRNVVHVLDRIAPFFVRIHGGAQYMDWLERLHGSGKQASAEAEYWFVWALAFRRRYEYAHKQITRLSARLQRRKPRADAGDLQRRIANLRISLDYWVDRLEDASLGARQWLDEARDGEDDAFNLAAAHCIIGCHLLNNLHLVEARQAVQSAREMAFQAEGVHAESWVTCFDALIVITEGDYADAYARLVRSITRIRVELGDEAGIAGTTALMAARCAVAMGLDAEARQLLELGIRSSRSHGFLDAAACGLEAGLMLWRGQDDDAVVPMSVLRDVVAAYPQRLALTFSCYLIRRLIVLGRLDEAVAEAERAGFGLAPRQRRSRMEKAQRVVRLDALIAMTKIELEIAAGRYKQAIPMLNSEIRQAKLSGCNASLVELELNSALVAVRLQDLALGIRHMTRAVRIAASRRIVRPFMDRIEVLRTLVSQSKPSVWGFATAVESEFFARMCRQLDLHDQVKAANLVAADAGSRALDVLTPREIELLGFIDAGLSNQQMADRIDVSVTTIKWHLQNLYGKLGVSSRTAALARARSMHLRG, from the coding sequence GTGGGCCGTAGCGACCCGCCGGCATTTTTCTTCAGCTCGCTGCGTACCCGCGTTCTGGATGCGTTGCCGGTGGACAGCAAATGCCTGGCCGTCGTCGCGCCGGTGGGATACGGCAAGACGGTCCTGATGTCGATGCTGCTGAACGATCTCCGTCAGGCCGGCAAGCAGTGCCTCTGGCTATCGCTCGATGACCGTGACCTAGCCATCGAGGGCATCATCAGCGAGCTCGAGGGGATGCTGCATGGCGATGAGCAGGGCCAGAACCATGGCGACTCCCTGTTTCGCGGCCATGATCTGGTCGAGCGTCGTATCGACATGCTGATACACCGGCTCAACAAGCATCCGCTGCCCCTGACCATCTTCATCGACAATCTGCATTTCTGCTCCGACCCGGGGCTGGAGCGGTTGCTTGGCCAGATGATGTTTCGTACCCGCGATACGCTCCATCTGGTCGTTTCCAGTTCCCGCGAAATGCCGTTCGATACGAGCCGTGCCCAGCTCGAAGGGCTGATCAGGCAGGTGGGTGTTGCCGAACTGAGTTTCAACGAGGCCGAGGTTGCCGGGCTGCTGGGTGAGCGGCTATGCCAGGCAATCGGCGAGCTGGGTATCGCTGAGGTGACGCGCAAGACCGAAGGCTGGCCCGCGGCCGTGCGGATGATAAAGATTCTGCTCGATGGCTCGGCGCAGCCCCGGCTTACCCTGGAGAGCTTTTCCGGTACCGATGAGTCCCTGGCGCAACTGCTCAACCGGCAGGTGCTGTCCACCTTCACTGCCGAGACCAGGGATTTTCTGCTGTGCCTCGCGCAGTTGCGGACCTTTTCCGAGGCGTTGTGCATCGAGGCGGTAGGCGGGCAGGCGGTTCATGAGCATCTGCATTACCTTGCCGAGCACCATGTCTTCATCATTCCGCTCGATCACAACCGCAACTGGTTCCGCCTGCACGGCCTGTTTCGCGAGCATCTGCTGCGCGAGTCGGATGTGCTCCTGAGCCCAGCCCGGCGGCAGGAGATCCTGGTCCGCGCGGCGCGCTGGTGCGAAGCGCAGGGGTTGTGGCGTGAGGCGGTCGAGTATGCCTTTGCCTCGGGGTCCACCCGCAATGTCGTGCATGTTCTCGATCGTATTGCGCCATTCTTCGTGCGTATCCATGGCGGCGCCCAGTACATGGACTGGCTCGAGAGGCTGCATGGAAGCGGCAAGCAGGCGAGTGCCGAGGCGGAGTACTGGTTTGTCTGGGCGTTGGCGTTTCGCCGGCGCTATGAATATGCGCACAAACAGATCACCCGGCTTTCCGCCAGGCTGCAGCGGCGCAAACCGCGAGCCGATGCCGGTGATCTGCAGCGGCGGATCGCCAATCTGCGCATATCCCTCGATTACTGGGTCGACCGCCTCGAGGACGCCAGTCTGGGTGCGCGGCAGTGGCTCGACGAGGCGCGGGACGGGGAGGACGATGCCTTCAACCTGGCGGCGGCGCATTGCATCATCGGCTGTCATCTGCTCAACAACCTGCATCTGGTCGAGGCCAGGCAGGCCGTGCAGTCCGCGCGCGAAATGGCCTTCCAGGCCGAAGGTGTGCATGCCGAGAGCTGGGTGACCTGTTTTGACGCCCTGATTGTCATCACTGAAGGCGATTATGCGGATGCCTATGCCCGCCTCGTCCGATCGATCACCCGGATCCGCGTCGAGCTGGGTGACGAGGCGGGTATCGCTGGCACCACGGCGCTGATGGCGGCCCGTTGCGCCGTGGCCATGGGGCTGGACGCCGAGGCCCGGCAGTTGCTGGAGCTGGGCATCAGGAGTTCGCGCAGCCATGGTTTCCTGGATGCCGCGGCGTGCGGTCTCGAAGCGGGATTGATGCTGTGGCGCGGCCAGGACGACGATGCCGTGGTGCCCATGTCCGTGCTGCGTGACGTGGTGGCGGCCTATCCGCAGCGCTTGGCCCTGACCTTTTCCTGTTACCTGATTCGCCGGCTGATCGTGCTTGGCCGGCTCGACGAGGCTGTTGCCGAAGCCGAGCGTGCCGGCTTCGGCCTGGCACCGAGGCAACGCCGCAGTCGCATGGAAAAAGCACAACGGGTGGTCCGCCTCGACGCACTGATTGCCATGACGAAGATCGAGCTGGAAATTGCCGCTGGCCGCTACAAGCAGGCAATACCCATGCTGAACAGTGAAATACGCCAGGCCAAGCTCAGTGGCTGCAATGCCAGCCTGGTCGAGCTGGAACTCAACAGTGCGCTCGTGGCCGTGCGCCTTCAGGACCTGGCCCTGGGGATTCGCCATATGACCCGCGCTGTCCGCATCGCGGCATCACGGCGGATAGTCAGACCGTTCATGGACCGTATCGAGGTCCTGAGAACCCTGGTCTCTCAGTCGAAACCTTCGGTATGGGGGTTTGCCACGGCGGTCGAGAGTGAATTCTTTGCGCGGATGTGCCGCCAGCTGGATCTGCACGATCAGGTGAAGGCGGCCAATCTGGTTGCCGCCGATGCCGGTTCCAGAGCGCTCGATGTGCTGACCCCCAGGGAAATCGAGCTGCTTGGTTTCATTGATGCCGGTTTGTCCAACCAGCAGATGGCCGACCGGATCGATGTCTCGGTGACGACGATCAAATGGCACTTGCAGAACCTGTACGGGAAGCTTGGCGTATCCAGCCGGACGGCCGCGCTTGCCAGGGCAAGAAGCATGCACCTGCGCGGTTGA
- a CDS encoding epoxide hydrolase family protein — protein sequence MSVPERALEDLRRRLDLVRWPEQELVADWSQGAPLRKVRALVEYWRNDYDWRRCESALNAWPQFTTRIDGVDIHFLHVRSRHPEAMPLILSHGWPGSVIEFLKVIGPLTDPVAHGGDAADAFHLVIPSLPGFGFSGKPEATGWSVERIARAWDVLMTRLGYTRYLAQGGDWGAVVTTELGVLRPDGLAGIHLNLPLVLPRVLPETPSREEAAMLEAVAAYQRWDAGYSTQQMTRPQTLAYGLADSPVGQAAWIYEKYAVWSDCDGEPENVFSLDEMLDNIMLYWLPNTAASSARLYWESFANAFYARQLDVPTGCSIFPRDIYAAPRSWAEQCMNQLVYWNELERGGHFAAFERPGLFVDEIRACFRSLR from the coding sequence GTGTCGGTGCCGGAACGTGCCCTGGAGGACCTGCGCCGCAGGCTTGATCTGGTGCGTTGGCCCGAGCAGGAACTCGTGGCGGACTGGAGCCAGGGGGCGCCCTTACGGAAGGTGCGCGCACTGGTCGAGTATTGGCGCAATGATTATGACTGGCGCCGTTGCGAGTCTGCGCTGAATGCCTGGCCCCAGTTCACGACCCGCATCGATGGCGTCGATATTCACTTTCTGCACGTGCGCTCCAGGCACCCCGAGGCCATGCCGCTGATTCTCAGCCATGGCTGGCCCGGTTCGGTCATCGAGTTTCTCAAGGTCATCGGCCCGTTGACCGATCCTGTCGCCCATGGCGGCGATGCCGCCGATGCCTTCCATCTGGTCATTCCTTCCCTGCCTGGCTTCGGTTTTTCCGGCAAGCCGGAGGCGACGGGGTGGAGTGTGGAGCGCATCGCCCGTGCCTGGGATGTGCTCATGACCCGCCTTGGATACACCCGGTATCTGGCGCAGGGCGGTGACTGGGGCGCCGTCGTCACTACCGAGTTGGGGGTGTTGCGCCCGGATGGGCTGGCCGGCATCCACCTGAATCTGCCGTTGGTGCTGCCGAGGGTGCTGCCGGAAACCCCCAGCCGGGAGGAGGCGGCAATGCTCGAGGCCGTGGCGGCATACCAGCGTTGGGACGCCGGTTATTCCACGCAGCAAATGACCCGGCCGCAAACACTGGCTTATGGTTTGGCGGATTCGCCGGTTGGCCAGGCCGCCTGGATCTACGAGAAGTATGCCGTATGGTCCGATTGCGACGGAGAACCGGAAAACGTCTTCTCCCTCGATGAGATGCTGGACAACATCATGCTCTACTGGCTACCCAATACGGCGGCCTCTTCGGCCCGCTTGTACTGGGAGAGCTTTGCCAATGCCTTTTATGCGCGCCAACTCGATGTGCCTACCGGGTGCAGCATCTTTCCCAGGGATATCTATGCCGCGCCACGTAGCTGGGCGGAGCAGTGCATGAACCAGCTCGTCTACTGGAATGAGCTTGAACGCGGAGGGCATTTTGCCGCCTTTGAGCGTCCTGGGCTGTTTGTCGATGAGATACGTGCCTGCTTCAGGTCGTTACGCTGA
- a CDS encoding PaaI family thioesterase — translation MNSLQHPIPPGFEQIFGANTGFNQLTGPFYMKIEGEVAIVAFRVEEQHLNPAGTCHGAALGVLADNLGAPIKHMMGLPNIAITPTINLSLDYIAPAKAGDWVELHASLLRRTKTLFFCQGLMYVDGQIIARTNVTYMITSRLIERPA, via the coding sequence ATGAACAGTCTCCAGCACCCCATCCCACCAGGCTTCGAACAGATTTTCGGCGCCAATACCGGTTTCAACCAGCTCACCGGCCCTTTCTACATGAAGATCGAGGGCGAGGTGGCCATCGTCGCATTCCGGGTCGAGGAGCAACACCTCAACCCTGCCGGAACCTGCCATGGCGCCGCGCTGGGTGTATTGGCGGACAACCTGGGCGCGCCCATCAAGCACATGATGGGCCTGCCGAATATTGCCATCACGCCGACCATCAACCTGTCTCTCGACTACATAGCGCCCGCCAAGGCCGGGGACTGGGTGGAACTGCACGCCTCCCTGCTGCGCCGCACCAAAACGCTGTTCTTCTGCCAGGGCCTCATGTACGTCGACGGGCAGATCATTGCCCGTACCAACGTCACCTACATGATCACATCACGGCTCATCGAACGCCCGGCATAG
- a CDS encoding NAD(P)(+) transhydrogenase (Re/Si-specific) subunit beta, with protein MSMNLITVLYLLASVCFIQALKGLSHPTSSRRGNVFGMLGMAIAILTTVGLVYKLGSELATQGLGFVILGLLVGGAVGTVMAKRVEMTKMPELVAFMHSMIGLSAVFIAIAAVVEPQSLGIVASMDDAIPAGNRLELFLGAAIGAITFSGSVIAFGKLSGKYKFRLFQGAPVVFKGQHWLNLAVGLAILGLGLVYTFTGNVPAFALLVALAFVIGVLIIIPIGGADMPVVVSMLNSYSGWAAAGIGFSLNNSMLIIAGSLVGSSGAILSYIMCKAMNRSFFNVILGGFGGDTDTGPAGGSQEQRPVKSGSSDDAAFLLTNADSVVIVPGYGLAVARAQHALMELAEKLSHRGVNVKYAIHPVAGRMPGHMNVLLAEAEVPYEQVFEMEDINSEFGQTDVVLVLGANDVVNPAAKNDPKSPIAGMPILEAYKAKTIIVNKRSMASGYAGLDNELFYMDKTMMVFGDAKKVIEDMVKAVD; from the coding sequence ATGAGCATGAACCTGATCACTGTTCTCTACCTGCTCGCCTCGGTGTGCTTCATCCAGGCGCTCAAGGGCCTGTCGCACCCGACTTCGTCGCGGCGCGGCAACGTCTTCGGCATGCTCGGCATGGCCATCGCCATCCTCACCACGGTCGGCCTGGTGTACAAGCTCGGCAGCGAGCTGGCCACCCAGGGCCTGGGCTTCGTCATCCTCGGCCTGCTGGTCGGCGGCGCCGTCGGCACGGTCATGGCCAAGCGCGTCGAGATGACCAAGATGCCCGAACTGGTCGCCTTCATGCACAGCATGATCGGCCTGTCCGCGGTATTTATCGCCATAGCGGCAGTCGTGGAACCGCAATCGCTGGGCATAGTCGCCAGCATGGACGACGCCATCCCTGCCGGTAACCGCCTGGAGCTGTTCCTCGGCGCGGCCATCGGCGCCATCACCTTCTCCGGTTCGGTGATCGCCTTCGGCAAACTGTCGGGCAAGTACAAGTTCCGCCTGTTCCAGGGCGCACCGGTGGTGTTCAAGGGCCAGCACTGGCTCAACCTGGCGGTCGGCCTGGCCATCCTCGGCCTGGGCCTGGTCTACACCTTCACCGGCAACGTGCCGGCCTTCGCCCTGCTGGTGGCGCTGGCCTTCGTCATCGGCGTGCTGATCATCATCCCCATCGGCGGCGCCGACATGCCGGTGGTGGTGTCGATGCTCAACAGCTATTCGGGCTGGGCGGCGGCCGGTATCGGCTTCTCGCTGAACAACTCGATGCTGATCATCGCCGGCTCCCTGGTGGGCTCCTCGGGCGCGATCCTCTCCTACATCATGTGCAAGGCGATGAACCGCTCCTTCTTCAACGTCATCCTCGGCGGCTTCGGCGGCGACACCGATACCGGCCCGGCCGGCGGCAGCCAGGAGCAGCGCCCGGTGAAGTCCGGCTCCAGCGACGACGCCGCCTTCCTCCTGACCAACGCCGACAGCGTGGTGATCGTGCCCGGCTACGGCCTGGCCGTGGCCCGTGCCCAGCACGCGCTGATGGAACTGGCGGAGAAGCTGAGCCATCGCGGGGTCAACGTGAAGTACGCCATCCACCCGGTGGCCGGGCGCATGCCGGGCCATATGAACGTGCTGCTGGCCGAGGCCGAGGTGCCCTACGAGCAGGTGTTCGAGATGGAGGACATCAACTCCGAGTTCGGCCAGACCGACGTGGTGCTGGTGCTCGGCGCCAACGACGTGGTCAACCCGGCGGCGAAGAACGATCCCAAGTCGCCCATCGCCGGCATGCCGATCCTCGAGGCCTACAAGGCCAAGACCATCATCGTCAACAAGCGCTCCATGGCCAGCGGCTACGCCGGCCTGGACAACGAACTGTTCTACATGGACAAGACCATGATGGTGTTCGGCGACGCCAAGAAGGTGATCGAGGACATGGTCAAGGCGGTCGACTGA
- a CDS encoding NAD(P) transhydrogenase subunit alpha gives MDLISDGVYNLIIFVLAIYIGYHVVWNVTPALHTPLLAVTNAISAIVIVGAMLAAALTVTPLGKTMGTLAVALAAVNVFGGFLVTQRMLEMFKKKAPKVQAEKH, from the coding sequence ATGGATCTCATATCCGACGGCGTCTACAACCTGATCATCTTCGTGCTGGCCATCTATATCGGCTACCACGTGGTATGGAACGTCACCCCGGCCCTGCACACCCCGCTGCTGGCGGTGACCAATGCCATTTCGGCAATCGTGATAGTCGGCGCCATGCTGGCCGCCGCCCTCACCGTGACCCCCCTGGGCAAGACCATGGGCACCCTGGCCGTGGCCCTGGCCGCGGTCAACGTGTTCGGCGGCTTCCTGGTCACCCAGCGCATGCTGGAAATGTTCAAGAAGAAAGCACCCAAGGTGCAGGCGGAGAAACACTGA
- a CDS encoding Re/Si-specific NAD(P)(+) transhydrogenase subunit alpha, giving the protein MHIGVPLETHAGETRVAATPETVKKLVAQGHQVTVQTGAGVSASIPDSAYAAVGASIGSDAAAFAADLVLKVVAPTEAELAHMKAGAVLVGMLNPFCNDTIARINARGVIAFALEAAPRTSRAQSLDVLSSQANIAGYKAVMLAANHYPRFMPMLMTAAGTVKAARVLILGAGVAGLQAIATAKRLGAVIEASDVRPAVKEQIESLGAKFVDVPFETDEERECAQGVGGYARPMPQSWMERQAKAVHERAKQADIVITTALIPGRKAPTLLHEATVTEMKPGSVVIDLAAAQGGNCPLTEADQVVIKHGVTLVGHTNLAALVAADASALYARNLLDFLKLVIDKDGQFHLNLEDDIVAACLMCRDGQIVRNNG; this is encoded by the coding sequence GTGCACATCGGTGTTCCTCTCGAAACCCACGCCGGGGAGACGCGGGTTGCCGCGACACCTGAGACCGTCAAGAAACTGGTCGCCCAGGGCCACCAGGTGACCGTCCAGACCGGTGCCGGCGTCAGCGCCAGCATTCCCGACAGCGCCTATGCCGCCGTCGGCGCGTCCATCGGCAGCGATGCCGCCGCCTTCGCCGCCGACCTGGTGCTGAAGGTGGTCGCGCCGACCGAAGCCGAACTGGCCCATATGAAGGCCGGCGCCGTGCTGGTCGGCATGCTCAACCCGTTCTGCAACGACACCATCGCGCGGATCAACGCCCGCGGCGTCATCGCCTTCGCCCTGGAGGCCGCGCCGCGCACCTCCCGCGCGCAGAGCCTCGACGTGCTGTCGTCCCAGGCCAATATCGCCGGCTACAAGGCGGTGATGCTGGCGGCCAACCACTATCCGCGCTTCATGCCGATGCTGATGACCGCCGCCGGCACGGTGAAGGCCGCCCGCGTGCTGATCCTCGGCGCCGGCGTGGCCGGCCTGCAGGCCATCGCCACGGCCAAGCGCCTGGGTGCGGTGATCGAGGCCTCGGACGTGCGCCCGGCGGTGAAGGAGCAGATCGAATCGCTCGGCGCCAAGTTCGTCGACGTGCCCTTCGAGACCGACGAGGAGCGCGAATGCGCCCAGGGCGTCGGCGGCTATGCCCGGCCGATGCCGCAGTCCTGGATGGAGCGCCAGGCCAAGGCCGTGCACGAGCGCGCCAAGCAGGCCGACATCGTCATCACCACCGCGCTGATTCCGGGGCGCAAGGCGCCGACCCTGCTGCATGAAGCCACGGTCACCGAGATGAAGCCCGGTTCGGTGGTCATCGACCTGGCCGCGGCACAGGGCGGCAACTGCCCGCTGACCGAGGCGGATCAGGTGGTGATCAAGCACGGCGTGACCCTGGTCGGCCACACCAACCTGGCGGCGCTGGTGGCGGCGGATGCCTCCGCCCTGTACGCGCGCAACCTGCTGGACTTCCTCAAGCTGGTCATCGACAAGGACGGCCAGTTCCACCTCAACCTCGAAGACGACATCGTCGCCGCGTGCCTGATGTGCCGCGACGGCCAGATCGTCCGCAACAACGGATAG